From Streptomyces sp. NBC_01754, a single genomic window includes:
- a CDS encoding TerD family protein — translation MTVNMTKGQAISLEKSDGGTLTAVRMGLGWQAAPRRGLFGSRTREIDLDASAVLFADKQPVDVVFFRHLTSDDGSVQHTGDNLVGGAGSGGDDEAILVDLQRVPVHIDQIVFTVNSFTGQTFQEVQNAFCRIVDETNGQEMARYTLDGGGQYTAQIMAKVHRVGNGWQMTALGNPANGRTFQDLMPAILPHL, via the coding sequence GTGACGGTCAACATGACCAAGGGCCAGGCCATCAGCCTGGAGAAGAGCGACGGGGGGACCCTGACCGCGGTACGGATGGGGCTCGGATGGCAGGCGGCCCCGCGTCGCGGGCTGTTCGGTTCGCGTACACGGGAGATCGACCTGGACGCCTCCGCGGTGCTGTTCGCCGACAAGCAGCCCGTGGACGTCGTGTTCTTCCGCCACCTCACCAGTGACGACGGCTCGGTCCAGCACACCGGCGACAACCTGGTCGGCGGCGCCGGCTCGGGCGGCGACGACGAGGCGATCCTCGTCGACCTCCAGCGGGTCCCGGTCCACATCGACCAGATCGTCTTCACGGTGAACTCCTTCACCGGCCAGACGTTCCAGGAGGTGCAGAACGCCTTCTGCCGCATCGTCGACGAGACGAACGGCCAGGAGATGGCCCGCTACACACTGGACGGCGGCGGCCAGTACACCGCCCAGATCATGGCCAAGGTGCACCGCGTCGGCAACGGCTGGCAGATGACCGCCCTCGGCAACCCGGCCAACGGCAGGACCTTCCAGGACCTGATGCCGGCGATCCTGCCGCACCTGTAG
- the uvrB gene encoding excinuclease ABC subunit UvrB, translating into MRPVSQIERSVAPFEVVSPYQPSGDQPAAIAELERRVRAGEKDVVLLGATGTGKSATTAWMIERLQRPTLVMAPNKTLAAQLANEFRELLPNNAVEYFVSYYDYYQPEAYVPQSDTYIEKDSSINEEVERLRHSATNSLLTRRDVVVVASVSCIYGLGTPQEYVDRMVQLKVGDEIDRDQLLRRFVEIQYTRNDLAFTRGTFRVRGDTIEIFPVYEELAVRIEMFGDEIEALSTLHPLTGEVISEDASLHVFPASHYVAGPERMEKAIGGIERELEQRLAELEKQGKMLEAQRLRMRTTYDIEMLRQIGTCSGVENYSMHFDDRSPGTAPNTLLDYFPEDFLLVLDESHVTVPQIGAMYEGDASRKRTLVDHGFRLPSALDNRPLKWEEFLKRTDQTVYLSATPGKYELSRGDGFVEQIIRPTGLVDPEVVVKPTEGQIDDLVHEIRVRTEKDERVLVTTLTKKMAEDLTDYFLELGIQVRYLHSDVDTLRRIELLRELRSGEYDVLVGINLLREGLDLPEVSLVAILDADKQGFLRSGTSLIQTIGRAARNVSGQVHMYADQVTPAMAQAIDETNRRREKQIAYNTERGVDPQPLRKKINDIVASIAREEVDTEQLLGTGYRQVKGVKTPVPTLGGKTVPGGGATAREKAQGAPVVATDRPAAELAGIIEEMTDRMRAAAADLQFEVAARLRDEVGELKKELRQMREAGLA; encoded by the coding sequence ATGCGGCCTGTCTCTCAGATCGAACGTTCGGTGGCGCCCTTCGAGGTCGTCAGTCCCTACCAGCCCAGTGGTGACCAGCCCGCGGCCATCGCCGAGCTGGAGCGGCGCGTCCGCGCCGGTGAGAAGGACGTGGTGCTGCTCGGCGCGACCGGCACCGGCAAGTCGGCGACGACCGCCTGGATGATCGAGAGGCTCCAGCGGCCCACGCTGGTCATGGCGCCGAACAAGACGCTCGCCGCACAGCTGGCCAACGAGTTCCGCGAGCTCCTCCCGAACAACGCCGTCGAGTACTTCGTCTCGTACTACGACTACTACCAGCCCGAGGCGTACGTCCCGCAGTCGGACACCTACATCGAGAAGGACTCCTCGATCAACGAGGAGGTCGAGCGGCTGCGCCACTCCGCCACGAACTCCCTGCTCACCCGGCGGGACGTGGTCGTGGTCGCGTCCGTCTCCTGCATCTACGGCCTCGGTACCCCGCAGGAGTACGTGGACCGCATGGTCCAGCTCAAGGTCGGCGACGAGATCGACCGGGACCAGCTGCTGCGCCGCTTCGTGGAGATCCAGTACACGCGCAACGACCTGGCGTTCACCCGCGGCACCTTCCGGGTGCGCGGTGACACCATCGAGATCTTCCCGGTCTACGAGGAGCTCGCGGTCCGCATCGAGATGTTCGGGGACGAGATCGAGGCGCTCTCCACGCTCCACCCGCTCACCGGCGAGGTCATCAGCGAGGACGCCTCGCTCCACGTCTTCCCGGCCAGCCACTACGTCGCGGGCCCCGAGCGCATGGAGAAGGCGATCGGCGGCATCGAGCGGGAGCTGGAGCAGCGCCTCGCCGAGCTGGAGAAGCAGGGCAAGATGCTGGAGGCCCAGCGGCTGCGGATGCGTACGACGTACGACATCGAGATGCTCCGGCAGATCGGCACCTGCTCCGGCGTCGAGAACTACTCGATGCACTTCGACGACCGCTCCCCGGGCACCGCGCCCAACACCCTCCTGGACTACTTCCCCGAGGACTTCCTCCTGGTCCTGGACGAGTCGCACGTCACGGTGCCGCAGATCGGCGCGATGTACGAGGGCGACGCCTCCCGCAAGCGGACCCTGGTGGACCACGGCTTCCGGCTGCCCTCCGCGCTGGACAACCGCCCGCTGAAGTGGGAGGAGTTCCTGAAGCGGACCGACCAGACGGTCTACCTCTCCGCCACGCCCGGGAAGTACGAGCTGTCCCGGGGCGACGGCTTCGTGGAGCAGATCATCCGGCCCACCGGGCTGGTGGACCCGGAGGTCGTCGTCAAGCCGACCGAGGGCCAGATCGACGATCTGGTGCACGAGATCCGCGTGCGCACCGAGAAGGACGAGCGGGTCCTGGTCACCACCCTCACCAAGAAGATGGCCGAGGACCTCACCGACTACTTCCTGGAGCTCGGCATCCAGGTCCGCTACCTCCACAGCGACGTCGACACCCTGCGCCGTATCGAACTCCTGCGGGAACTGCGCTCCGGCGAGTACGACGTCCTGGTCGGCATCAACCTGCTGCGTGAGGGCCTGGACCTGCCCGAGGTCTCCCTGGTCGCCATCCTCGACGCCGACAAGCAGGGCTTCCTGCGGTCCGGCACCTCGCTGATCCAGACCATCGGTCGTGCGGCGCGCAACGTCTCCGGCCAGGTCCACATGTACGCGGACCAGGTCACCCCGGCGATGGCCCAGGCCATCGACGAGACCAACCGGCGCCGCGAGAAGCAGATCGCCTACAACACCGAGCGCGGGGTCGACCCGCAGCCCCTCCGCAAGAAGATCAACGACATCGTCGCCTCCATCGCCCGCGAGGAGGTCGACACCGAACAGCTGCTCGGCACCGGCTACCGCCAGGTCAAGGGTGTGAAGACCCCCGTTCCCACGCTCGGCGGCAAGACCGTGCCGGGCGGCGGTGCCACGGCCCGGGAGAAGGCCCAGGGGGCGCCCGTGGTGGCCACCGACCGGCCGGCCGCCGAGCTCGCCGGGATCATCGAGGAGATGACGGACCGGATGCGGGCCGCCGCCGCCGACCTCCAGTTCGAGGTGGCCGCGCGCCTGCGCGACGAGGTGGGTGAGCTCAAGAAGGAGTTGCGGCAGATGAGGGAGGCGGGGCTGGCCTGA
- a CDS encoding MHYT domain-containing protein, whose amino-acid sequence MQGTVDGFSYGPVTPVVAFLMACLGAALGLRCTMRSLRAGGAARAGWLALGATSTGTGVWTMHFVAMLGFAVEETPVGYDRALTFAGLGVAVGMSGVGIFVVGHRGATRMAVVTGGTVTGLGVASMHYLGMAGMIFEGRFAYDTLMVVLSVVIAVVAATGALWAAVRAHGFLPNLAASVVMAVAVSGMHYTGMAALHVHLDPDALPVAGDEPASLLLPMLVGPGCFLLLAGIVVLVDPLVVTGGRAPVADHGDPRGPHGLRQATAVPAQRRLTSSGAASHGGYRQPRNH is encoded by the coding sequence ATGCAGGGCACAGTGGACGGCTTCAGCTACGGCCCCGTGACACCCGTCGTGGCATTCCTGATGGCCTGCCTCGGCGCGGCCCTCGGCCTGCGCTGCACCATGCGGTCCCTGCGCGCGGGTGGTGCCGCCCGGGCGGGCTGGCTCGCTCTCGGTGCCACCTCCACGGGAACGGGCGTCTGGACCATGCACTTCGTCGCCATGCTCGGCTTCGCCGTCGAGGAGACCCCGGTCGGCTACGACAGGGCGCTCACCTTCGCCGGACTCGGGGTGGCGGTCGGCATGAGCGGCGTCGGCATCTTCGTCGTCGGCCACCGCGGCGCGACGCGCATGGCCGTGGTCACCGGCGGCACGGTCACCGGCCTCGGGGTGGCGTCCATGCACTACCTCGGCATGGCCGGGATGATCTTCGAGGGAAGGTTCGCCTACGACACCCTCATGGTCGTGCTCTCCGTCGTGATCGCCGTCGTCGCGGCCACCGGCGCTCTGTGGGCGGCCGTCCGCGCCCACGGCTTCCTGCCCAACCTCGCTGCGAGCGTGGTCATGGCCGTCGCGGTCAGCGGTATGCACTACACGGGGATGGCCGCGCTCCACGTCCACCTCGACCCCGACGCCCTGCCGGTGGCCGGGGACGAGCCGGCCTCCCTGCTCCTGCCCATGCTGGTCGGCCCCGGCTGCTTCCTGCTGCTCGCCGGGATCGTGGTGCTGGTCGACCCGCTGGTGGTGACGGGCGGGCGCGCCCCCGTCGCGGACCACGGGGACCCGCGCGGTCCCCACGGCCTCCGGCAGGCCACCGCCGTCCCGGCGCAGCGCCGGCTCACCTCCAGCGGGGCCGCCTCCCACGGCGGGTACCGGCAGCCGCGGAACCACTGA
- a CDS encoding glycerophosphodiester phosphodiesterase, producing MSVRTATTSATVAALFCGCALLPAGQAGAAETRQAGPPAAPVVIAHRGASAYAPENTLAAVDAAAGLGIAWVENDVQRTKDGVLVVLHDTTLARTTDAERVFPGRAPWAVKDFTAREIAGLDAGSWFAPEYTGTRVPTFKQYLDRVERNHQKLLLEIKSPEIYPGIEKEILRTLRQEGWLDRRHVEHRLVVQSFGAESVKTVHAQRPDVVTGFLGTPRVADLPSYAAFTDQINPSYPTIDAGYVAEVRKLKGAHGKPLRVNTWTVNDAAKAAEVAGFGVDGIISNNPDVVRDATR from the coding sequence GTGTCCGTACGCACCGCAACCACCTCCGCCACCGTCGCCGCCCTGTTCTGCGGCTGCGCCCTGCTGCCCGCCGGTCAGGCCGGTGCGGCGGAAACCCGGCAGGCCGGCCCCCCGGCCGCCCCGGTCGTCATCGCCCACCGGGGCGCCTCCGCGTACGCCCCGGAGAACACGCTGGCCGCCGTGGACGCGGCCGCCGGCCTGGGCATCGCCTGGGTGGAGAACGACGTGCAGCGCACCAAGGACGGGGTGCTCGTCGTCCTGCACGACACGACCCTGGCCAGGACCACCGACGCCGAGCGGGTCTTCCCCGGCCGTGCGCCCTGGGCGGTGAAGGACTTCACCGCGCGGGAGATCGCCGGGCTGGACGCGGGCAGCTGGTTCGCCCCGGAGTACACGGGCACCCGGGTGCCGACCTTCAAGCAGTACCTGGACCGGGTCGAGCGCAACCACCAGAAGCTGCTCCTGGAGATCAAGAGCCCGGAGATCTACCCGGGGATCGAGAAGGAGATCCTGCGGACCCTGCGCCAGGAGGGGTGGCTGGACCGCCGGCACGTCGAACACCGGCTGGTCGTCCAGAGCTTCGGTGCGGAGAGTGTGAAGACGGTCCACGCCCAGCGTCCGGACGTCGTCACGGGCTTCCTGGGCACCCCCCGGGTGGCGGACCTGCCGTCGTACGCGGCGTTCACGGACCAGATCAACCCGTCGTACCCGACGATCGACGCCGGCTACGTCGCCGAGGTACGGAAGCTGAAGGGAGCTCACGGCAAACCGCTCCGGGTCAACACCTGGACGGTCAACGACGCGGCGAAGGCGGCCGAGGTCGCGGGCTTCGGAGTGGACGGCATCATCAGCAACAACCCCGACGTCGTCCGGGACGCCACCCGCTGA
- a CDS encoding uridine kinase: protein MRFEPISWERLAEALAGHADALEPADGGSRLRIGVDGPPAARPGAPAELIAEALRARGRAVLTVSTAGFLRPASLRFEYGKEDPDTYADGWFDTGALWREVFRPLEPGGSGRVLPDLWDPVTDRATRSPYQVLPEGGVLILYGPLLLGHRFPFDLGVHLSLSPGALRRRTGESERWTLPAFARYEEEVAPAGRADVVVRADDPRHPAWTGTGT, encoded by the coding sequence GTGCGATTCGAACCGATCAGCTGGGAACGACTGGCCGAAGCCCTGGCCGGCCACGCCGACGCCCTGGAACCGGCCGACGGCGGGTCCCGGCTCAGGATCGGCGTCGACGGGCCCCCGGCCGCCCGCCCCGGTGCCCCGGCCGAGCTGATCGCCGAGGCGCTGCGGGCTCGTGGCCGGGCCGTACTCACCGTGTCCACCGCGGGTTTCCTGCGCCCGGCGAGCCTGCGCTTCGAGTACGGCAAGGAGGACCCCGACACGTACGCCGACGGCTGGTTCGACACCGGGGCGCTGTGGCGCGAGGTGTTCCGGCCGCTGGAGCCGGGCGGCAGCGGCCGGGTGCTGCCCGACCTCTGGGACCCCGTCACCGACCGGGCCACCCGCAGTCCCTACCAGGTGCTGCCCGAGGGCGGGGTACTGATCCTGTACGGCCCGCTGCTGCTCGGGCACCGGTTCCCGTTCGACCTCGGCGTCCATCTGAGCCTGTCGCCCGGCGCGTTGCGGCGGCGGACCGGGGAGAGCGAGCGGTGGACGCTGCCGGCCTTCGCCCGGTACGAGGAGGAGGTGGCGCCCGCCGGCCGCGCGGACGTGGTCGTACGGGCCGACGACCCGCGCCACCCGGCCTGGACCGGTACCGGGACGTGA
- a CDS encoding ammonium transporter — MNTAPAPMPPAYDSGDTAWLLAATAMVLLMTPGLAFFYGGMVRTKHILMMIKMSFAALAFGTLVWWAIGYTLAFGPDVGGAGVIGNLDHVFMHDIGLTTLTGHIPTYVYSTFQMGFAIITVALISGSVADRATMRGWLVFVVLWLLIVYVPLAHWVFDQDGWIVKHLGALDFAGGLPVELNSGVAGLAVALVLRAPRDFARREERPNNIPLVVVGAALLWFGWFGFNSGSALTDQGTAAAAFINTQLGAAGAMVTWPLVEKWRTGGVTTLGVVSSAVAGMVAITPACGEIDTLGAVVTGLVVGAVSAFAITLKYRLGVDDTLDVVGVHGVGGLIGLIMVGLFATARISGQKGLFEGGGGALLGKQLVAIVAVIAFSFVLTWLIAKAVDLTVGFRAKDEYDHVPGDEEERAYDFRTAARLDDLVSGRAGAPESDEELVRQITRLLRTREGSR; from the coding sequence ATGAACACCGCCCCCGCGCCGATGCCCCCCGCGTACGACTCCGGCGACACGGCCTGGCTGCTCGCCGCCACCGCCATGGTGCTGCTGATGACGCCGGGACTGGCGTTCTTCTACGGTGGCATGGTGCGCACCAAGCACATCCTGATGATGATCAAGATGAGCTTCGCCGCGCTCGCCTTCGGGACGCTCGTCTGGTGGGCGATCGGCTACACGCTGGCGTTCGGCCCCGATGTGGGCGGCGCGGGGGTCATCGGCAATCTCGACCACGTCTTCATGCACGACATCGGGCTGACCACGCTCACCGGCCACATCCCCACGTACGTCTACAGCACGTTCCAGATGGGGTTCGCGATCATCACCGTCGCCCTGATCAGCGGCTCCGTCGCCGACCGGGCCACCATGAGGGGATGGCTGGTCTTCGTCGTCCTGTGGCTGCTGATCGTCTACGTCCCCCTCGCCCACTGGGTGTTCGACCAGGACGGCTGGATCGTGAAGCACCTCGGCGCCCTCGACTTCGCGGGCGGTCTGCCGGTGGAGCTCAACTCCGGGGTGGCCGGCCTGGCGGTGGCGCTGGTGCTGCGCGCACCGCGCGACTTCGCCCGTCGGGAGGAGCGGCCGAACAACATCCCGCTCGTCGTGGTCGGCGCGGCACTCCTCTGGTTCGGCTGGTTCGGCTTCAACTCGGGCTCCGCGCTGACGGACCAGGGCACCGCGGCGGCGGCCTTCATCAACACCCAGCTGGGCGCGGCGGGCGCCATGGTGACCTGGCCGCTGGTCGAGAAGTGGCGTACCGGCGGCGTCACCACACTGGGCGTCGTCTCGTCCGCCGTCGCCGGCATGGTGGCCATCACGCCGGCCTGCGGTGAGATCGACACACTCGGGGCGGTCGTCACCGGGCTGGTCGTCGGCGCCGTCAGCGCCTTCGCGATCACCCTCAAGTACCGCCTCGGCGTGGACGACACCCTCGACGTGGTCGGGGTGCACGGCGTCGGCGGACTCATCGGCCTGATCATGGTCGGTCTGTTCGCCACCGCGCGGATCAGCGGCCAGAAGGGGCTCTTCGAGGGCGGTGGCGGGGCCCTGCTGGGCAAGCAGCTCGTGGCGATCGTCGCCGTGATCGCCTTCTCCTTCGTGCTGACCTGGCTCATCGCGAAGGCCGTCGACCTGACCGTCGGCTTCCGTGCCAAGGACGAGTACGACCACGTCCCCGGAGACGAGGAGGAACGCGCCTACGACTTCCGGACCGCCGCGCGGCTCGACGACCTCGTGTCCGGCCGGGCCGGCGCCCCCGAGAGCGACGAGGAACTCGTCCGGCAGATCACCAGGCTGCTGCGGACCCGGGAGGGCTCGCGGTGA
- a CDS encoding urease accessory protein UreD: MPPASPTLRPVRVARPDRLDPGYYGAERLPPEVAVLGSVPDTLAPGSPAKVGVLDLAFAVRGGRTELVERYQKSPLQIIRPLWTDPAMPGMAYVCLMATGGGVAQADRYRMDFRCGPGSQVHLTTQAATKVFRMEHDYASQRVHLSADEGSYVEYLPDPLIPFEDARFYQRTEVTVAPGGTVVLGDTVTAGRLARGERHAYRVLAADLRIARPDGTLLALDTQRLAADTGTPGDGVAGPAVFAGHDHVGSLFVVTDRAPAEEIADTLHEALAGHGVMYGVSVLPRECGAWLRLLDDSPVRVAAAHTAAWNSVHRLLTGCPAPPVRKP; this comes from the coding sequence GTGCCTCCCGCCTCGCCGACGCTCCGGCCCGTACGGGTCGCCCGGCCCGACCGGCTCGACCCCGGGTACTACGGCGCCGAACGGCTGCCCCCCGAGGTGGCGGTCCTGGGGTCCGTGCCGGACACGCTCGCCCCTGGTTCGCCGGCCAAGGTCGGCGTCCTCGATCTGGCCTTCGCCGTGCGCGGTGGGCGCACCGAGCTCGTGGAGCGCTACCAGAAGTCGCCGCTCCAGATCATCCGGCCGCTGTGGACCGACCCGGCCATGCCCGGCATGGCCTACGTCTGCCTGATGGCCACCGGCGGTGGCGTCGCCCAGGCCGACCGCTACCGGATGGACTTCCGGTGCGGCCCCGGCAGCCAGGTGCACCTGACCACCCAGGCCGCCACCAAGGTGTTCCGGATGGAGCACGACTACGCCAGCCAGCGCGTCCACCTGTCGGCGGACGAGGGCTCCTACGTCGAGTACCTGCCGGACCCCCTGATCCCGTTCGAGGACGCCCGCTTCTACCAGCGCACCGAGGTCACGGTCGCCCCCGGCGGCACGGTCGTCCTGGGCGACACCGTGACGGCGGGGCGGCTCGCCCGCGGCGAACGCCACGCCTACCGGGTCCTCGCGGCCGACCTGCGCATCGCCCGGCCCGACGGCACCCTGCTGGCCCTCGACACCCAGCGGCTGGCCGCGGACACCGGGACGCCCGGCGACGGCGTGGCGGGCCCGGCGGTCTTCGCCGGGCACGACCACGTCGGCTCCCTCTTCGTCGTCACCGACCGGGCACCGGCCGAGGAGATCGCCGACACCCTGCACGAGGCGCTGGCGGGCCACGGGGTCATGTACGGGGTGAGCGTGCTGCCCCGGGAGTGCGGCGCCTGGCTGCGGTTGCTGGACGACAGCCCCGTCCGGGTCGCCGCCGCGCACACCGCGGCCTGGAACTCCGTACACCGGCTCCTCACCGGCTGCCCGGCGCCCCCGGTGCGCAAGCCATGA
- the ureG gene encoding urease accessory protein UreG, which translates to MDDNVLRVGIGGPVGSGKTALIEALVPLLIARGHRPSVITNDIYTQEDAQHIRRTLDGVLEPQRVVGVETGACPHTAVRDDPTMNLAAGAEMLERFPDTDTLFYESGGDNLTLTFSPALVDVFVFVLDTAEGEKMPRKRGPGITDSDLLVINKIDIAQYVRTDLGVMESDAHRVRENRPVVLTDCLTGVGIEDVAGFLESRRTVLI; encoded by the coding sequence ATGGACGACAACGTACTGCGCGTCGGGATCGGCGGACCGGTCGGTTCCGGCAAGACCGCCCTCATCGAGGCGCTGGTGCCGCTGCTGATCGCCCGCGGCCACCGTCCCTCCGTCATCACCAACGACATCTACACCCAGGAGGACGCCCAGCACATCCGGCGCACCCTGGACGGTGTCCTGGAACCGCAGCGTGTCGTGGGCGTCGAGACGGGGGCCTGCCCGCACACCGCCGTACGCGACGACCCGACGATGAACCTCGCGGCCGGCGCCGAGATGCTGGAGCGCTTCCCGGACACGGACACCCTGTTCTACGAGTCCGGCGGCGACAACCTCACCCTGACGTTCAGCCCCGCCCTCGTCGACGTGTTCGTGTTCGTCCTGGACACCGCGGAGGGCGAGAAGATGCCACGCAAGCGGGGCCCGGGCATCACCGACTCGGACCTGCTGGTCATCAACAAGATCGACATCGCGCAGTACGTGCGCACCGACCTCGGCGTCATGGAGTCCGACGCCCACCGGGTCCGGGAGAACCGGCCGGTCGTCCTGACCGACTGCCTGACCGGGGTGGGCATCGAGGACGTGGCGGGCTTCCTCGAATCGCGCCGTACGGTGCTGATCTGA
- a CDS encoding urease accessory protein UreF: protein MYQEERDTLGTGPGPRTGAGAGVPPLGQLLVSLQLTDSAFPSGFYTLSHSLEGFAQAGAVDAGTLRELLESLLLHGVGPADATALALAHRATRAGRPETVAAVDEHLFATKLGQEMRRAATRTGRQLLDLASEVYDRPEIGDYFGRVVRREVPGTQAVAAGIVYAATGVPVRQAVASDLFAFCASFAGAALRLRLTDHRRAQTMLHAVVPVIERTVEAALLRELADVGATVFASDVMSCRHERAEARLFAS from the coding sequence ATGTACCAGGAAGAACGCGACACCCTGGGCACCGGCCCCGGTCCCCGCACGGGGGCGGGGGCCGGGGTGCCGCCCCTCGGTCAGCTGCTGGTCAGCCTCCAGCTGACCGACTCGGCCTTCCCGAGCGGCTTCTACACCCTGTCCCACAGCCTGGAGGGGTTCGCCCAGGCAGGCGCGGTCGACGCCGGCACCCTGCGCGAGCTGCTGGAGTCCCTGCTGCTGCACGGGGTCGGCCCGGCCGACGCCACCGCACTCGCGCTGGCCCACCGGGCCACCCGGGCCGGGCGACCGGAGACCGTGGCGGCCGTCGACGAGCATCTGTTCGCCACCAAGCTCGGGCAGGAGATGCGCCGGGCCGCCACCCGCACCGGACGGCAGCTCCTCGACCTCGCGAGCGAGGTCTACGACCGGCCGGAGATCGGTGACTACTTCGGGCGCGTGGTACGCCGCGAGGTACCCGGGACCCAGGCGGTGGCGGCCGGGATCGTCTACGCCGCCACCGGCGTGCCGGTCCGCCAGGCCGTCGCCTCCGACCTGTTCGCCTTCTGCGCCAGCTTCGCGGGAGCGGCCCTGCGCCTGAGGCTGACCGACCACCGCCGGGCCCAGACCATGCTCCACGCCGTGGTGCCCGTCATCGAGCGGACCGTGGAGGCCGCGCTGCTACGGGAACTCGCCGACGTGGGCGCCACCGTCTTCGCCTCGGACGTCATGTCGTGCCGTCACGAACGGGCCGAGGCCCGGCTCTTCGCCAGTTGA
- the ureC gene encoding urease subunit alpha — protein sequence MPILPRKQYTDMFGPTVGDRFYLGDTNLVVEVEKDYSEGQYGDEVLYGGGKTMRDGMAADPQATSAQGALDTVITNVVVIDPVVGVVKCDIGIKDGFIAGIGKSGNPQTQDRVDAGLIIGPGTEAIAGEHLIATAGAIDTHVHLIAPQQAEQALTNGITTLIGGGTGPSDGSNGTTCTPGPYNIGRILQAVESVPVNLGIMGKGNGSLPEALHEQVAAGACVLKVHEDWGATPAVIDNALNVADAHDIQVAIHTDSLNESGFFEDTRSAIDGRTIHTFHSEGAGGGHAPDILRVAGEPNILPSSTNPTLPYTKNSVDELLDMVMVCHHLSHDIPEDVSFADSRVRAETIAAETVLHDLGVISMFSSDSQAMGRVGESVTRAFQTAHHCKDKLGVLEGDSDRNDNQRVLRYLAKVTINPAIATGIADHIGSIEKGKLADIVLWPIHSFGAKPKMVIKGGIISWAQMGDPNASLPTPQPVTYRPMFGQYGKAQQATHVTFMSQAGIAAGVPDALGLERTVLPVRRTRTIGKHNMVRNDALPDIKVDPETFKVTLNGKVATIDPAESLPLNHLFFLV from the coding sequence ATGCCCATCCTGCCGCGCAAGCAGTACACCGACATGTTCGGTCCGACGGTCGGCGACCGCTTCTACCTGGGGGACACCAACCTCGTCGTCGAGGTCGAGAAGGACTACAGCGAGGGCCAGTACGGGGACGAGGTCCTCTACGGCGGCGGCAAGACCATGCGTGACGGCATGGCGGCCGACCCGCAGGCCACCAGCGCCCAGGGGGCCCTCGACACCGTCATCACCAACGTGGTGGTCATCGACCCCGTGGTCGGCGTCGTCAAGTGCGACATCGGCATCAAGGACGGCTTCATCGCCGGCATCGGCAAGTCGGGGAACCCGCAGACCCAGGACAGGGTCGACGCGGGTCTGATCATCGGGCCCGGCACCGAGGCCATCGCGGGCGAGCACCTCATCGCCACGGCGGGCGCCATCGACACCCACGTCCACCTCATCGCGCCCCAGCAGGCCGAACAGGCCCTCACCAACGGCATCACCACCCTCATCGGCGGCGGCACCGGCCCGTCCGACGGCTCGAACGGCACCACGTGCACGCCCGGCCCGTACAACATCGGCCGGATCCTCCAGGCCGTGGAGAGCGTCCCGGTCAACCTCGGGATCATGGGCAAGGGCAACGGCAGCCTGCCGGAGGCCCTCCACGAGCAGGTCGCCGCCGGTGCCTGCGTGCTGAAGGTCCACGAGGACTGGGGCGCCACCCCCGCCGTGATCGACAACGCCCTGAACGTCGCCGACGCACACGACATCCAGGTCGCCATCCACACCGACAGCCTCAACGAGAGCGGGTTCTTCGAGGACACCCGCTCGGCGATCGACGGCCGTACGATCCACACCTTCCACAGCGAGGGCGCGGGCGGCGGCCACGCCCCCGACATCCTGCGGGTGGCGGGCGAGCCGAACATCCTGCCGTCCTCGACCAACCCGACGCTGCCGTACACCAAGAACTCGGTGGACGAGCTGCTGGACATGGTGATGGTCTGCCACCACCTCAGCCATGACATCCCCGAGGACGTCTCGTTCGCCGACAGCCGCGTCCGCGCCGAGACCATCGCCGCCGAGACCGTCCTGCACGACCTCGGGGTGATCAGCATGTTCTCCTCCGACTCGCAGGCCATGGGCCGCGTCGGGGAGTCCGTCACCCGGGCCTTCCAGACCGCCCACCACTGCAAGGACAAGCTCGGTGTGCTGGAGGGCGACTCGGACCGCAACGACAACCAGCGGGTGCTGCGCTACCTCGCCAAGGTGACCATCAACCCCGCCATCGCCACCGGTATCGCGGACCACATCGGCTCGATCGAGAAGGGCAAGCTCGCCGACATCGTGCTCTGGCCCATCCACTCCTTCGGCGCGAAGCCGAAGATGGTCATCAAGGGCGGCATCATCTCCTGGGCGCAGATGGGCGACCCCAACGCCTCGCTCCCCACCCCGCAACCCGTCACCTACCGCCCGATGTTCGGGCAGTACGGCAAGGCCCAGCAGGCCACCCACGTCACCTTCATGTCGCAGGCCGGCATCGCGGCCGGTGTACCGGACGCGCTCGGCCTGGAACGCACGGTCCTGCCGGTGCGCCGGACCCGGACCATCGGCAAGCACAACATGGTCCGCAACGACGCGCTGCCGGACATCAAGGTCGACCCGGAGACGTTCAAGGTCACCCTCAACGGCAAGGTCGCCACCATCGACCCGGCCGAGAGCCTTCCCCTCAACCACCTGTTCTTCCTGGTCTAG